The genomic DNA TTGGGGGGCAGATAGATCGAAAGGTTGACCGTCTGGTTCAGTTCGTCGCTTTGCAATTGTGTCTCATCGATCGAGCCAGCGAGTTTGTCGCTCGGGGCATCGACGTCGGTTGATTCGTCATCGACGACGTTCCCTTTGTCGAACCAGGAAAGTTCAAGCGACGATTTGGCCTTCCGGAAGATCGGCTCCATCTCCCCCGCGACCAGACTGCTGGTGACGTTGCGATCCGAAACCGGATCGAGCACCGGTTGGTAGTCGGCATAAAAGACGTACGAAAGCCGCGTTGCGTCGGGGATGCGGACTCCAAAATAGAACAACTTGGTTCCATCGACGCGTTGCATCACCCGTTCTTGCCGCATTCCAAACAGTTCGCTTGCCACGGCAACGTCGGTGTAGTCGCCTTGCAGGATGAAGTGGACGAAATCGCCGTCGATCAGCGGCAGCGACTTGCCTTTCAAATAGCTGTCGATGACCGCTTGTTTGTTGTCCGCTACGTCGAGGGTTTTCAAGAACGTTGCGAAACCAGGCGACACCTGCGACGCATCGGCGGCGACCGATTCGGCCCGCGTTCCAGGTTGGATATCGATCCGAGCGATCGCGCCGAGGCTGCGCAGATAGATCGAACGGCCCGCGATCGAAGGTAAGGCCCACATCAGTCCATCGGTTCCATCGTCACCCTTTTCAAAGACTTGCACCTTCGTCACTTCGTCGTAGCCATCTTCGGAAACGTCGCCGATGTGCAGCGAGCCATCGATCGTGGCAACAACTAACCTTCCGGCGACGGTCGCCAGGAAACCGTTGCTGGGCGAACGGGTTCGCCATTGTTGGTCGCCTGTCTCGGGATCGACGGCGACGAGGAAACGGGAGGAATACGAACAGAGCAGCCCGCCCGACATGACCGGCACACAGTAGGAGTTGCGAATGTTGCGTCCCGACCAGCGCTCGGTGGCTCCGTCGGTCTGAAGGTTCAGGCTCGTGGAGCCATCTCGCATGTCATTAATAAAGAGTCCTGAACCGGGCAGCGGAACCGGAAGCACAGCCGAGGCTCCGCCGTGCGGTCGGGACCAAATGACTTTTCCTTCGGTTGGTTCGATGGCGAACAGCGTCGTGTTTCCTGCGACGAGTACTGCCGACTTCCCATCGACCTGAACCGGTACGGCGGACTGGAAGGCGACGCCATCTTTGCCCGCTTTCCATTTGACTTCGCCCGTTGCCGTGTCGAATCCCATCACCGCGGTTTCGTCGGATCCGACAGGAAGGATCAGCATGCCGGCGTGCACGATCGGCGACGCTCCAAATCCGTAGACGTTTGAGGCCGCGGAATATTCTTTCTTCAAATCATGTTGCCAAACCACATTTCCATCTTCCAATGCATACGCCGCCAAGATGCCGTGCGGTGAAAGGTGATAGGCGCGAACGCCATCTGCGGCAGGCGTCGCCACTGGGCCGTCGAACGATCCGTTCGCCCCGATCATGACCTTCCCGGTCGGCGTTTTCCAAAGCGTCTCCCCGGTTTCTGTAGACATCGCAAAGACGTATTCCTGGTCGGCTTCCACATCTGCCATCGCAGACACCAGCAGGCCACCCGATTTCACGACACCGGAATAGCCACTGCCGACCGGATGTTTCCAAACAACCTTCAATTGCAATGGACCGCTGGCTAGTTCCGCATCTTCGATTGCCGCCGAACCATCGTGCTGCGGCCCGCGAAGCGAAGGCCAGTCATCTGCGACGCATGCAACCGCAAGCAGCCCGCAGACAAATAGTCCAACCAGGCAGGGACGTGTTAGCTGACTTGTGTTGGTGATCATGAGTAGCGGCCAGTGGGTACGAAGAGAAGAACGTTCCTGCGAACAAGCCTATTGAAACCGGTTCGACACGATCGCGTGTTTTGTTGACATGTCTATTGTTCATGTGTCAGCCGGGCAGTGTCAATCCGACGGGCATGCGTCGACGAACCTAAAGAGGCCTCATTCCGATCCGCGGTTCCGTCTCCCCGTTCTACCGCACGCGGGAGTCCCGTTGCACCACACGCTCGTTCGGAAGTGCTCCAGAGGGGGGGCTTCTCCGCCGGGATGAAAGTTTTTTTCCATCATTTTTCCGTGCGGGTAACCGCCGGTGTCGGTACCCCCAAAGTTGCGGCAGTTGGAGCGGCGATTCACGCCATCGTTACGGCAAGGCAGTGACCGCATGGGCTTCCGCCTCGCTGGCGTGCCGGCCGACGAAACGTGCCGACTGGAGATCGGTTCCCAACAAGGGGGAGTGCTCAGCCCGAGAAGCACCTCAAAGTGTGGGTGGTTTCCGTTGCAAACAATGCCAAGCAAACGCTGGTCAACTTTTGAGTCGCGTCTATGAACCTTCCGAGGGGAAGTCCGGTGAGGCTTCACGACGAGGGAAACGGGCTGAGTTGTCAGACGACCGAGGTATCGCGGAGGATTATGAGATGAGAAAAGCAAAATGGATCGGTGTGACCGCACTCTTGGCGGCGTTGGTATTTGTTGGAAAAGGAAGCGCCGACTATGAAACGGCTGCTTATGGTGTTGTCGAGAAAGAGGGTGAATTCGAGATTCGCGATTACCCCGAGCTTGTCATGGCGAGCACGGCGATGGGAGCTTCCGGCGGCAACGGAAGTTTCATGCGGTTGTTTGGTTACATAAGCGGCTCTAATCAAGCGAAACAAAAAGTTGCGATGACGACGCCTGTATTTATGAAACCGTCTGCTGAACAAGACGCGGGTTCGATGAGTTTTGTCGTTCCGAAGCAAGTCGCCGACGAGGGAACTCCGGCACCTTCGCGGCAGGATGTGAACATAACAAAGCGACCTGCGGGACGGTTCGCGGTGATTCGATTTTCCGGACGCATGAACGACACAATGCGAGAAGAGGCCCAACAGAAACTTCGCGATTGGGTCGAGGCGAAGGGTTTGAAAGCTGGCGAGTCGATGGAATACGCCAGCTACGATCCTCCTTTCACTCCCGCTCCCTTGCGTCGCAACGAAGTCTTTTTACGATTGCAATCCGACGAAGTGCAGACCGAAAGGGTTCAAGTATCGTCACCGTAATCGCAGAAGAAAAGAGATGGGAAATTATCGAGAAGGCGGAAGCTCGATGGATCTCGTAGAACACGAGCCAGATTCGGAACGGCTCGCCTTTTTGATAGACCTCCAGAAAACCAGTTGAAGCTTCGAATGAACCCATCGATAGACAATGTAAAAGACACGCAGCTGCGCGATGAGATCAGTTACCTCGGTGCGATGCTGGGTGAGATCATCCAGGATTTCGAAGGGGAGGAAGCGTTTGAGCTGGTCGAGGAGCTGCGGCGGTTGGCGTGGGAACGTCGCGAGGGGAGCGAGTCGGCGGAGCAAGAGATGCTCAGCCGGATCTCTGAGCTGGACGAGCATCAATCGGCGGTCGTGATCCGGGCGTTCAGTTTGTTCCTGGACTTGATGAACGTCGTCGAGGATCGCGCTCGGGTCCGCGTGCTGAACGAGCGTTCGGCAAAACTGTGGCCCAAACCGGTTCCCGAATCGATCGGCAGCGCTGTCGAAACGCTGCGATCGGGAGGACGCGACGCAACCGCGATGCAATCGATCGTGGACCAATTGCATGTCGAACTGGTCTTCACCGCGCATCCGACCGAAGCGAAGCGGCGATCGCAGCGGACGCATCTATCGCTGCTGCGGACTCTGATGGCGTCGATCGATCGCGAGGCGGACCCACAGCAGAAATCGCGGTTGGAAGAACAGATGCTTCGCCAAGTCGCATTGGCGTGGCAAACCGATCTGACGCGATCGCGGCGACCGACCGTACTGGAAGAGGTCGCTCGGGGGCTCTCCTTTAAACCCGTGCTATGGCGTGAGATCCCGCGGATCACCGAAGAGCTGAACCAATCGCTGTCGGATCAGTTCGGTCCGCAGGTCGCCGCGACGAAGCCATTGATCACTTTCGGTACTTGGATCGGTGGTGACCGCGATGGGCATCCTGGCGTCACGTCACCGGTCACCGAATCGACCTTTGAATGGTTGCGACGCGAGGCGCTCGCCTTTCATTCGCGAACCTGCGAACAATTTTCGTACTCCTTGAGCGTTTCCGAAACGCAGCTCCCCTTGCCGCCAACGCTTCGCGCGGCGATCGACGAAGCGACGCAGCAGTATCCCGAGCTGGAAGAGCACTTGGCTTTCCTGCCCTCGACCGAACTCTGTCGACTGTGGCTCAACACGATTGGCTGGCGGTTGAAGCAGACCGAAAAGATGTCGCTGTCTAGCGGCACCGTAGTCCGCGGCGCGTATGCCAATGCAGAGGGGTTGCTCGCAGACGTCTCGCTGCTCGCCGACGCGATTGGACAGACGGTGGCGGCGAAGTATCTCAGCGAAGACCTGCGAACTTGGGTGACGCAGATCCGCACCTTCGGATTTTATCTGGCTCGGTTGGATGTTCGTCAGAATTCAAAAGTCCATCGCGAAACGCTCGACGAATTGTTGATCGCTACCGGTCTGTGTGAAGCTCCACAAGATTTGACCGAAGCCGAACGCATGGCGCTGTTGGAGAAGACGCTCTCGCCCCAGTTGCAGTTGCCGACTGAAGAAGTCTCAGAGACCGGTCAAGAAGTGTTGGCTACGTTCGATGTCTTGCATCGCGTCTCGACTCGTTATGGTCAGACGGGGATCGGGGCCTTGATCGTCAGCATGACCTCGACGGCCAGCGACATCCTGACGTTGTTGTGGTTGTGGCGGCACACGTCGAAGCCGTCGGTAGGTTACAAGGTCCCGCCGCTGGTACCGTTGTTCGAGACGATCAGCGACCTGCAGGCCGCTCCCGAAATCATGGAGTGTCTGCTGCGATGCGAGTCGTATCGTGAGGCGTTGTCGGCGCATCAAGATCGTCAGTGGATCATGCTCGGTTATTCGGACAGCACCAAAGACGGCGGTTATTTGGCGGCCAGCTGGGATCTCTACAAGGCTCAACAAACGCTGGCCTCGGTCGCCAAAGAACACGATGTGCGGCTGACCTTCTTCCACGGTCGCGGCGGCTCGCTCGGTCGCGGCGGCGGACCCGCGGCGCGCAGCATTCTGTCGCTGCCACATGGGACGTTTGATGGCACGTTGCGATTGACCGAACAAGGGGAAGTGCTGGCCGACCGGTACGACGACCAAGCGATTGCTCATCGGCATCTGGAGCAAGTCGTCTGGTCGTCGCTGTTGGCGGCGGATCACGCACAACGCTCGCCCGAACCGGC from Rosistilla oblonga includes the following:
- the ppc gene encoding phosphoenolpyruvate carboxylase — translated: MNPSIDNVKDTQLRDEISYLGAMLGEIIQDFEGEEAFELVEELRRLAWERREGSESAEQEMLSRISELDEHQSAVVIRAFSLFLDLMNVVEDRARVRVLNERSAKLWPKPVPESIGSAVETLRSGGRDATAMQSIVDQLHVELVFTAHPTEAKRRSQRTHLSLLRTLMASIDREADPQQKSRLEEQMLRQVALAWQTDLTRSRRPTVLEEVARGLSFKPVLWREIPRITEELNQSLSDQFGPQVAATKPLITFGTWIGGDRDGHPGVTSPVTESTFEWLRREALAFHSRTCEQFSYSLSVSETQLPLPPTLRAAIDEATQQYPELEEHLAFLPSTELCRLWLNTIGWRLKQTEKMSLSSGTVVRGAYANAEGLLADVSLLADAIGQTVAAKYLSEDLRTWVTQIRTFGFYLARLDVRQNSKVHRETLDELLIATGLCEAPQDLTEAERMALLEKTLSPQLQLPTEEVSETGQEVLATFDVLHRVSTRYGQTGIGALIVSMTSTASDILTLLWLWRHTSKPSVGYKVPPLVPLFETISDLQAAPEIMECLLRCESYREALSAHQDRQWIMLGYSDSTKDGGYLAASWDLYKAQQTLASVAKEHDVRLTFFHGRGGSLGRGGGPAARSILSLPHGTFDGTLRLTEQGEVLADRYDDQAIAHRHLEQVVWSSLLAADHAQRSPEPAWIDCLDSAARVSLAHYRELLEADDFVAFFRDTTPLTEIEQLPIGSRPSRRKPEGGLSDLRAIPWVFSWTQARCLLPAWYGVGTALAKLNADSPDVAREMYQQWWYFRDLVDNAELALAKSDMKVFQHYMRLTAGSAGETWIADRIQKEYETSRQQILALSGGSELLDGTPWLKESIRVRNRFIDPLNLLQVELLRRRRQSDPDAAAADKQQVLLRLTVNGIAAGLRTSG
- a CDS encoding SOUL family heme-binding protein; this encodes MRKAKWIGVTALLAALVFVGKGSADYETAAYGVVEKEGEFEIRDYPELVMASTAMGASGGNGSFMRLFGYISGSNQAKQKVAMTTPVFMKPSAEQDAGSMSFVVPKQVADEGTPAPSRQDVNITKRPAGRFAVIRFSGRMNDTMREEAQQKLRDWVEAKGLKAGESMEYASYDPPFTPAPLRRNEVFLRLQSDEVQTERVQVSSP
- a CDS encoding PQQ-binding-like beta-propeller repeat protein, which produces MITNTSQLTRPCLVGLFVCGLLAVACVADDWPSLRGPQHDGSAAIEDAELASGPLQLKVVWKHPVGSGYSGVVKSGGLLVSAMADVEADQEYVFAMSTETGETLWKTPTGKVMIGANGSFDGPVATPAADGVRAYHLSPHGILAAYALEDGNVVWQHDLKKEYSAASNVYGFGASPIVHAGMLILPVGSDETAVMGFDTATGEVKWKAGKDGVAFQSAVPVQVDGKSAVLVAGNTTLFAIEPTEGKVIWSRPHGGASAVLPVPLPGSGLFINDMRDGSTSLNLQTDGATERWSGRNIRNSYCVPVMSGGLLCSYSSRFLVAVDPETGDQQWRTRSPSNGFLATVAGRLVVATIDGSLHIGDVSEDGYDEVTKVQVFEKGDDGTDGLMWALPSIAGRSIYLRSLGAIARIDIQPGTRAESVAADASQVSPGFATFLKTLDVADNKQAVIDSYLKGKSLPLIDGDFVHFILQGDYTDVAVASELFGMRQERVMQRVDGTKLFYFGVRIPDATRLSYVFYADYQPVLDPVSDRNVTSSLVAGEMEPIFRKAKSSLELSWFDKGNVVDDESTDVDAPSDKLAGSIDETQLQSDELNQTVNLSIYLPPNYSESKDRYPVVFVHDGKSAMQSGNQVAIIDRLIQSKTVRPAVVVFIDKRFYPMQGAKGYAEFFAKELIPMIDREYRTSADRKDRASLSGGFGASLALMATLPVSDQIGAVGCHSLFAFEMMHPMFQQLAQLPNERCRVLVQRSRYEFRNPSENWNMGLQAVNVAKILADGGHDVATEATATGSDWVSWRTQSPQMWKFLLEQ